The Anopheles merus strain MAF unplaced genomic scaffold, AmerM5.1 LNR4000037, whole genome shotgun sequence genome contains the following window.
CGGTGCGGGGATCACGTACATCGATCTTGCCACTCTTCCAGCCGACGATCATTTGCTTCGCCTCGCATCCCAGAATGTCGTACGTGGCCATCGCTGTGGCGCGGGCCTTCGACTTGATGCGCCACATTCGCACGTTCTCCTCGAACACACCGATCGTGCCGTTCTTGACGCTGTACATAAACTGGCCGGTGCGCAGGGCGACCAGATTCTGTATCTCGTTGCCCTCGGTAAACTCGTGCAGCAGCGCTTCCTTATTGTAGATCCGTATGCATCCATCATCCGTGCCGGTGATGAGCTGTAATTTGGGTAATTCGAATTCGAAAGGTTTGACAGTCGTTTGATGgggcgtttttttcttctgtttgatTTAAATGTCTTCAATTCTAGTAATACATCAACTTCAAAGCTTGGTGCTTGCCTGCGTGTgtgagaatgtgtgtgtcagtgATAATGTCTTACCTCATTTTGACCGTCCTTATCGATATCGATTAGCAGCAGTGAAACCACGCTGCCAGACGTTATCAGCCACAGCACTTCGGTGCCCTCCTGATTGTAGCCTCGGACGACCGCTGCAAACATAAATAGAATTATTTGCTTTGCTGTATTTTGGACTCTTTTGACCAGCACACCCGTAACCACTTGACCGgtagttttgtttgtgattgcGTAAAAAAGCATACCTAGGCAGCCCTGTTGCGATTAATAATGATATTCTagtgtaaaataaatgtttcgaTCGACTTTATATTGAATAGATTACTTAAAATACATACTTTTTTAACAACGAGAATACGTAAATTACAGCATTACTGCCGGTTAGAATGATTATTAAAGAACATAAATtaactttaaaaatattatttttagaaaCTTCTATGCCTTAATATAATTCTCAAATGAGCAGTCCTTCCTGGTCGATCTTCATGAATAATATACATAAATTCCTAAAATCATCTTTACAATTCTTCCTTTTTCACCACAAACCACGGGCAGAGACGATCACAAGGGAGACGATCTGCATCTCGCTACGTAGTATCTATTGCCATTGCCGGGTTTATCTCAATTaaaccagttttttttaagtgaccaaaattgattatttttccatttctacAATTATTGTCACAGCGAGAGTCCATGTTAGgagaatattaataaaaataaacacaccgaCGCCTACAAGGCAGGACGTGGTTCAAATCTTATTCACAAACAGCATACTGTCATGACTGACCGACTATACCCTGGTGTGGAGTTAAGCATGTTGTGAGTTGTATTAGATAACCATATTATTGATATTAGAAACCATAgcttttataataattttaatcgtaTCAATTGTTCATACATGTAAAGgagcaattaaattatttcactAATACACAATATAtgttatttgaatatttcgtAGACTGTTAAAATATACattgaaatgcaaaacattGCCCCATATACGTACCATTGCCGCCAACGATCAGCGTATTGCCCGGTTGGTTTGCGTAGCCACCGATCACGGCAGACCGTACGCCCTCGTGGAAATCTCTCTGAAACATGTTACAATTTTCATCCACATGGTACGCTGaaaacagacagacagaaagCAAAACGATGCAACCCACACGGTTGCAATCCAGCAGTTGAAGTTACTTTCTATAAAACGGTCGCTGCACTCGACACGGCCACCTACCTAGCACATGCGAAGGACTTCCAATCACCAGCACGTCGCGTTCGTCGTCCTTCTTCAGCCGCCCGGCCACGATCGCCCGTATCGGAAAGTTCATGTTAAGCAGTGCGATGTCATTTTTGATTTCCGAAATCGAGAGCTTCGAGTTTTGCAGCCCGTAGCGTTTGTGGGGCGTGTGGATTAGAATCTGTCCGGACGGGGTGGAAGAGGTGGATGAGAGGGTTGAGAAAGTCATGCACAATCAGCAGAGCGGAAATCGATCACACTCAAGATCGTTTCGATTCGTGATGATGGTAGTGTGAACGAAGCGCGTGCAGCAATCGAGCGCAACTCTCCGGTTTTGGTACACAGACGGTGAACTAGTTTTCACGAGTCTCCTTTTGGCCGAGGGTCACACTACCATCACACACATAGCATAGGGTGCGCAAAGGCAAGCTCCTACCTTGTCCGCCGTTGTGACCATGGTCAAACAGGAATGGATCCCGTCGTACTTCCCGCAGGTCACCAGCTTGTCGAACACTTTGTAGTTGAGGGAGAACGAAAATACGGGTTTGGTGGATATGTCCATTGCGATGGGATTTGGCaaaccacaaagaaaaaacTTCCACTGCACCAGCAGTCAAGACgtttgtgattgttttttatCGGGCAGGAAGTTTTCGCTACGATTTGTTTGTACATTGATTCGCGCCATGGAAACCGTCCGCCTTGACGGTGATGGAGTCGCTCATGCGCACTCTAGCGTGTTGACATACCTGTTGATAATGGATTCCGATGATCTGGTGCTTTTGGAAGCAACAGGTGATATTGCTGGTGATTTGAATGtgatgtgttttatttaagAGATGACATTATGATTCTTTTAAGGAAATGATGCATCATTGATCGAAGCGAGTAAACTCTTCTGAGCAGGTTACACATTTACAAATGAAATTGGTGACGGTGTGAATTGGTTTTAGAGTATAACAAAGTAAACTTACAAAAATTCtctcaaaaaaaatcaattttactaattcttttttttaaattatttttgtacTATTATTTCTCAAAAGTCACCATCGTTtagcttttttattataaatgttttatttgatgATTGAAGATTTAGATTACTATCTCGTTTTAGAAAATTatatttccatacaaaattaattaatttcactCATATTtgtcatcattttttttgtttgcggagCTCGAGTGGCGTATACAAATCGTTCAGAGTTGTAACAGTGTTAGTGTCCGTGCAGAACAAGGCACTACATTGCcgagctttaaaaaaaaatcgctcaCCCGATCCATCGTCATGGATCGTGGTAAAAAGCGACGTGGAAGACCGCCAAAAGCATCAACAATACGTCACAATATTGGCAACAACAATGTGACGGTAGAAACCAGAAATTCGTTCGAGTTACTAAGTGATAGTGAAGATCTTCCTCTCTCCTCGTACAATGCGAGAGCAAGTGTGCGTAAA
Protein-coding sequences here:
- the LOC121601191 gene encoding Bardet-Biedl syndrome 2 protein homolog isoform X2 — protein: MDISTKPVFSFSLNYKVFDKLVTCGKYDGIHSCLTMVTTADKILIHTPHKRYGLQNSKLSISEIKNDIALLNMNFPIRAIVAGRLKKDDERDVLVIGSPSHVLAYHVDENCNMFQRDFHEGVRSAVIGGYANQPGNTLIVGGNAVVRGYNQEGTEVLWLITSGSVVSLLLIDIDKDGQNELITGTDDGCIRIYNKEALLHEFTEGNEIQNLVALRTGQFMYSVKNGTIGVFEENVRMWRIKSKARATAMATYDILGCEAKQMIVGWKSGKIDVRDPRTGDVWFRMKMNDFVCGIACNDYRGIGLLDLVVVTADGEIRGYTTPSVNMLTLHNVADEEMNALLTQKQKLLLELKHYENNIKYNKEILSNTSESNLVQSVPDNVGIIPSNTRLQIGISTSYDSNDMNIDITVSTNNSTTIRVVLIFADQLFKEETLIAHLTKDVSRILIPLKTLKDNAQDIHIKAFVGYPSSVQFHVFELTRQLPKFAMYTIPHNLTGSPKSVYTT
- the LOC121601191 gene encoding Bardet-Biedl syndrome 2 protein homolog isoform X1, whose translation is MDISTKPVFSFSLNYKVFDKLVTCGKYDGIHSCLTMVTTADKILIHTPHKRYGLQNSKLSISEIKNDIALLNMNFPIRAIVAGRLKKDDERDVLVIGSPSHVLAYHVDENCNMFQRDFHEGVRSAVIGGYANQPGNTLIVGGNAVVRGYNQEGTEVLWLITSGSVVSLLLIDIDKDGQNELITGTDDGCIRIYNKEALLHEFTEGNEIQNLVALRTGQFMYSVKNGTIGVFEENVRMWRIKSKARATAMATYDILGCEAKQMIVGWKSGKIDVRDPRTGDVWFRMKMNDFVCGIACNDYRGIGLLDLVVVTADGEIRGYTTPSVNMLTLHNVADEEMNALLTQKQKLLLELKHYENNIKYNKEILSNTSESNLVQSVPDNVGIIPSNTRLQIGISTSYDSNDMNIDITVSTNNSTTIRVVLIFADQLFKEETLIAHLTKDVSRILIPLKTLKDNAQDIHIKAFVGYPSSVQFHVFELTRQLPKFAMYTIPHNLTGSPKSVYEVKII